In the genome of Xanthomonas hortorum pv. pelargonii, the window AGGCCTATTACCTGGATCGTACCGTGCACTACATCGCACGCGTGGGGCTGGACTATATCCGCGCGCAAGTGGTCGATGACGCGGCCAACCGACGTGCGCTGTACGAGCGCCTGCTGTATTCGCTGGAAGGCCTGGTCGACCCGTGGAAGGCGCGTATCGCTGGCGAACGCCGGCAGGAATACCAACCGCTGCGCATCGCCGCGCCGGCCGCAACGGTGGAGGAATGAGCATGCAGGAGACCGCCTGGATCCGCGTGTGTGCGCTGCAGGAGCTGCCTGCATTGGGCGCGCGCGTACTCGATATTGACGGCATTCCGCCGATTGCCTTGTTCCGCACCGCCAGCGATCGGGTGTTCGCGCTGCGCGACCGTTGCCCGCATAAGGGCGGGCCGTTGTCGCAAGGCATCGTGGCCGGCGAAACCGTGACTTGCCCATTGCATGGCTGGGCGATTGCGCTGCAGAGCGGGCAGGCCTGCGCACCCGACGTGGGCTGCGCGCCGCGTTACCCGGTCAAGGTGGAAGCCGATGCGGTGTGGATCGTGTTGCAGCCGGTGCCGCAACCGGATGCAGTCGCCGAGCCAGTTGCATGAGCGAAGGTCTGCAGCACGCATCAAGCGGCGAGGCGGTGCAGCCGCACATGTCCTCGCCGATGCATCGCATCACACGTTCGACCTGCTGCTACTGCGGCGTCGGCTGCGGCGTGCTGATCCACAGCGAGCACGACACCAATGGCGAGCGCATCGTCGGAATCGAAGGCGACCCGCAGCATCCGGCCAATCATGGGCGGTTATGCAGCAAGGGCCTGGCGTTGCCGCAGACGGTTGCCAGTACGCAGGGGCGCGTACTGGAACCCGAGTTGCGTCGTCATCGGCAGGCGCCGCGTGCGGCGGTGAGCTGGGATCAGGCGCTCGATCACGTGACCAACAGGCTGGCGGCGATCGTCGAGGAGCACGGCCCGGATGCGGTGGCGTTCTATCTCTCCGGGCAGTTGTTGACCGAGGATTATTACGTCTTCAACAAGCTCGCCAAGGGCCTGCTTGGCACCAACAATATCGATACCAATTCGCGCCTGTGCATGTCCAGCGCGGTCACCGGCTACAAGCTCGCCCTGGGCGCCGACGGCCCGCCGACCTGTTACGAAGATCTGGAGCTGGCCCAGACGGTGCTGTTTGCCGGCAGCAACATGGCGTATGCGCATCCGGTGTTGTTTCGCCGGCTGGAAGAGGCGCGCGCACGCAACCCCGAGATTCGCTGGATCGTGATCGATCCGCGTCGCACCGACACCGCGGCCATGGCCGACCTGCACCTGGCGATCGAACCCGGCACCGACGTCGCCCTGTTCAACGGCATGCTGCATCACCTGATCTGGGAGGGTCTGGTGGATGCGCGTTTCGTTGCGGCGCATACCGAGGATTTCGATGACCTCAAGCACATGCTGCGCGAATACACCCCGCGCATGAGCGCCGAGATCTGCGGTATCTCGCATGAGGACCTGGTGCAGGCGGCTGAGTGGTTCGGGCGCAGCCCGGCGGCGTTGTCGCTGTATTGCATGGGCTTGAATCAATCCGCGCATGGCACCGACAAGAATCTGGCCTTGATCAACCTGCATCTGGCGACGGGGCAGATCGGCAAGCCCGGCGCCGGGCCGTTTTCGTTGACCGGCCAGCCCAATGCGATGGGTGGGCGCGAAGTCGGTGGCATGGCGACGATGCTGGCGGCGCATCGCGAGATCGGCAATGTCGGCGACCGTGCGGAACTGGAACGCTTGTGGAACTTGCCTGCCGGCCGCTTGAGCGCCACTGCAGGCATGCCGGCGGTGCAGTTGTTCGAGCGCCTGCGTGCCGGCACGCTGAAGGCGGTATGGATTGTCTGTACCAACCCCGTGCATTCGATGCCGGAGGTGGAGGGCATCCGCGCCGCACTGGAGCAGGCCGAGCTGGTGATCGTGCAGGACGCGTTTTCCGGCACCGACACCGTGCCGTATGCCGATGTGCTGCTGCCGGCGGCCAGTTGGGGCGAGAAGGACGGCACGGTGACCAACTCCGAGCGCCGCATCACCCGCGTGCGCAAGGCGGTGGACGCGCCGGGCCAGGCGCGTGCGGATTGGTGGATCGCGCGCGAAGTCGCACGCCGCCTGGAAGCGCGCTTGGCGCCAGCCGAGGGCAAGGGATTGTTCGCGTTCGACAGCACCGCGCAGATCTTCGACGAGCATCGTGCGCTGACGGTGGGCCGCGATCTGGATATCGGCGGGCTGGATTACGCGATGCTGGATTGCGGGCCGCAGCAATGGCCGTTTCCTGCCGGTGCCGCGCACGGGCAGGTGCGGCGCTATACCGATGGCGTGTTCGCCACCAGCAACGGACGCGCGCGCTTCCACGCCACGCCGTATCGCAAGGTTGCAGAGCCGACCTCGGCGCGGTTTCCGATGCGGCTGCTGACCGGCCGCCTGCGCGATCAGTGGCATGGCATGTCGCGCAGTGGGCGTGTGCCTGCGGCGTTTGCGCATAGCCCGGAACCGGCGTTGCGCATGCATCCGGACGACGCGACGCGACGCGGTCTGGTCGCGGGCGAACTGGTGCAGATTGCGAGCAAGCGCGGCGCGCTGGTGTTGCCGCTGGAACTCTCCGACGAACTGCGCTCGGGCACTGTGTTCGCCGCGATGCATTGGAGTGGGCAGAGCCTGTCCAGTGGCGGCATCAATGAAGTGAGCAGCCCGGCGGTGGATGCGCGCTCGCAGCAGCCCGAGCTCAAGCACGCAGCGGTGCGTGTAGAGAATGCCAGTTTCGGCTGGCATCTGCTCGCGGCCCGGCGCGGTGATGCGTTGGCCTTGCAACAAGCGCTGCAGCCGCTGTTGCGCGCGTGCGGCTATGCATCGCTGCGGCTGCATGCCGAGCCGCTGGCGGAGGCGGGCGGGCACTGGGCGGTGTTGCATGCTGCCTGCGAACGCGCACCGGATGCGCAATGGATCGATCGCCTGGTGGCCGCCTTGCAGCTGCCGTCCGGCGCGGACGTCCTGGAATACCGCGACCTGCGCCGCGGCCTGATGCGCCGCGTCGGCTGGCGCATGCAGGACGGTCACAGCCATATCGATGGCTTGCTGCTCACTGCTGCGCAGCCCAGCGAGGCCAATCACGCCTTGCTTGCTACCGCATTGGCAGGCCAGGCGTGGCGTGGTCCGCGGCTGGCGGTGTTCGCGCAGACGCAACGCACGCCGAGCGACCCGATCGTGTGCACCTGTATGCAGGTGT includes:
- a CDS encoding molybdopterin-dependent oxidoreductase; translated protein: MSEGLQHASSGEAVQPHMSSPMHRITRSTCCYCGVGCGVLIHSEHDTNGERIVGIEGDPQHPANHGRLCSKGLALPQTVASTQGRVLEPELRRHRQAPRAAVSWDQALDHVTNRLAAIVEEHGPDAVAFYLSGQLLTEDYYVFNKLAKGLLGTNNIDTNSRLCMSSAVTGYKLALGADGPPTCYEDLELAQTVLFAGSNMAYAHPVLFRRLEEARARNPEIRWIVIDPRRTDTAAMADLHLAIEPGTDVALFNGMLHHLIWEGLVDARFVAAHTEDFDDLKHMLREYTPRMSAEICGISHEDLVQAAEWFGRSPAALSLYCMGLNQSAHGTDKNLALINLHLATGQIGKPGAGPFSLTGQPNAMGGREVGGMATMLAAHREIGNVGDRAELERLWNLPAGRLSATAGMPAVQLFERLRAGTLKAVWIVCTNPVHSMPEVEGIRAALEQAELVIVQDAFSGTDTVPYADVLLPAASWGEKDGTVTNSERRITRVRKAVDAPGQARADWWIAREVARRLEARLAPAEGKGLFAFDSTAQIFDEHRALTVGRDLDIGGLDYAMLDCGPQQWPFPAGAAHGQVRRYTDGVFATSNGRARFHATPYRKVAEPTSARFPMRLLTGRLRDQWHGMSRSGRVPAAFAHSPEPALRMHPDDATRRGLVAGELVQIASKRGALVLPLELSDELRSGTVFAAMHWSGQSLSSGGINEVSSPAVDARSQQPELKHAAVRVENASFGWHLLAARRGDALALQQALQPLLRACGYASLRLHAEPLAEAGGHWAVLHAACERAPDAQWIDRLVAALQLPSGADVLEYRDLRRGLMRRVGWRMQDGHSHIDGLLLTAAQPSEANHALLATALAGQAWRGPRLAVFAQTQRTPSDPIVCTCMQVSTSAIHAAIDDGADLDQLKQRLGCGSVCGSCVPQLTRLCRQPRLA
- the nirD gene encoding nitrite reductase small subunit NirD, which translates into the protein MSMQETAWIRVCALQELPALGARVLDIDGIPPIALFRTASDRVFALRDRCPHKGGPLSQGIVAGETVTCPLHGWAIALQSGQACAPDVGCAPRYPVKVEADAVWIVLQPVPQPDAVAEPVA